A single region of the Hyphomonas adhaerens MHS-3 genome encodes:
- a CDS encoding protein meaA has product MADTQTSFQHAPDRPWIFRTYAGHSTAKKSNELYRMNLGKGQTGLSIAFDLPTQTAYDADHILARGEVGKVGVPVKHLGDMRELMAELPLEQMNTSMTINAPASWMLALYVALADERGDDRGKLRGTTQNDIVKEYLSRGTYVFPPEPSMKLISDMVTWCYTEVPKWNPMNVCSYHLQEAGATPEQELAYALATAIAVLDTVKAGGKVPEEDFEIVFGRISFFVNAGVRFVTELCKMRAFVELWEDIGRERYGVTDPKALLFRYGVQVNSLGLTEPQPENNVYRILIEALAVTLSKKARCRALQLPAWNEALGLPRPWDQQWSLRLQQVLAYETDLLEYEDLFDGSHVIEGKTNELKELARTMLAEIDARGGATNAIDFMKESLVGAHIERVKAIESGDLTVVGVNRYTETAESPLGGGDGAIQTVDPAEEMMQVRELTAWRKNRDNAAVDAALAGLKAAAQEGTNIMEPSITCAKAGVTTGEWGQAMRDVFGEYRGPTGVAIVINSDSNEDTEAVRKDVDRVSEALGRRLTYVLGKPGLDGHSNGAEQIAARGREVGMDVVYEGIRFAPNEIAAQAKEANAHVVGLSILSGSHLDLVRETLAELRKVGLDNVPVVVGGIIPPEDAQALRQMGVARIYTPKDFKITGIMGDVVGIVEKAWLVKG; this is encoded by the coding sequence ATGGCCGATACTCAGACTTCTTTCCAGCACGCCCCCGACCGGCCGTGGATCTTCCGCACCTATGCCGGCCATTCGACCGCGAAAAAGTCGAATGAGCTGTATCGGATGAATTTGGGCAAAGGCCAGACGGGCCTGTCCATCGCTTTCGACCTGCCCACGCAGACAGCTTATGACGCCGACCACATTCTGGCGCGCGGCGAAGTCGGCAAGGTCGGCGTTCCGGTCAAGCATCTCGGCGACATGCGGGAGCTCATGGCCGAATTGCCGCTGGAGCAGATGAACACGTCGATGACGATCAATGCGCCGGCGTCCTGGATGCTCGCGCTTTATGTCGCGCTGGCCGACGAGCGCGGCGATGATCGCGGCAAGCTGCGGGGCACGACCCAGAACGATATCGTCAAGGAATACCTCTCGCGCGGGACGTATGTGTTCCCGCCCGAGCCGTCGATGAAGCTGATCTCGGACATGGTCACCTGGTGCTACACCGAGGTGCCGAAGTGGAATCCGATGAATGTCTGCTCCTACCACCTGCAGGAAGCAGGTGCGACGCCGGAACAGGAACTGGCCTACGCCCTCGCGACGGCAATCGCGGTGCTCGACACCGTAAAAGCGGGTGGCAAAGTTCCAGAAGAAGACTTTGAGATCGTATTCGGTCGCATCTCTTTCTTCGTGAATGCGGGTGTGCGTTTCGTTACGGAACTCTGTAAGATGCGTGCCTTTGTGGAACTCTGGGAAGATATCGGCCGGGAGCGTTATGGCGTCACCGACCCGAAAGCCCTCCTGTTCCGCTATGGCGTGCAGGTAAACTCGCTTGGCCTGACCGAACCGCAGCCGGAGAACAACGTCTATCGCATCCTGATCGAAGCGCTGGCCGTGACGCTGTCCAAGAAGGCGCGTTGCCGCGCGCTGCAGCTGCCGGCCTGGAACGAGGCGCTTGGACTGCCGCGCCCGTGGGATCAGCAATGGTCGCTGCGCCTGCAACAGGTCCTCGCCTACGAAACAGACCTTCTCGAATATGAAGACCTGTTCGACGGCAGCCATGTGATCGAAGGCAAGACGAATGAGCTGAAAGAACTCGCCCGTACGATGCTGGCCGAGATCGACGCGCGCGGCGGAGCGACGAACGCCATCGACTTTATGAAAGAGAGCCTGGTCGGCGCGCACATCGAACGTGTGAAGGCAATCGAATCCGGCGACCTCACCGTGGTCGGCGTGAACCGCTACACCGAAACGGCCGAGAGCCCGCTGGGCGGCGGCGATGGCGCGATCCAGACGGTCGATCCGGCTGAGGAGATGATGCAGGTCCGTGAACTGACGGCCTGGCGCAAGAACCGCGACAATGCCGCTGTCGATGCGGCGCTGGCCGGCCTGAAAGCGGCTGCGCAAGAGGGGACCAATATCATGGAACCCTCCATCACCTGCGCCAAGGCGGGTGTCACCACGGGCGAGTGGGGCCAGGCCATGCGTGACGTGTTTGGCGAGTATCGCGGTCCGACCGGGGTTGCCATCGTCATCAATTCCGACAGCAATGAAGACACCGAAGCCGTCCGCAAGGACGTTGACCGCGTCTCCGAAGCGCTGGGCCGCCGCCTGACTTATGTGCTCGGCAAGCCGGGCCTCGACGGGCACTCCAATGGCGCCGAGCAGATCGCCGCGCGCGGCCGCGAGGTCGGCATGGACGTCGTCTATGAAGGCATCCGCTTCGCGCCGAACGAAATCGCCGCGCAGGCCAAGGAAGCCAATGCGCATGTCGTCGGCCTGTCGATCCTGTCAGGCAGCCACCTTGATCTCGTCCGCGAGACACTGGCCGAACTGCGCAAGGTCGGCCTCGACAATGTGCCGGTCGTGGTCGGCGGTATTATCCCGCCGGAAGACGCTCAGGCCCTGCGCCAGATGGGGGTTGCCCGCATCTACACGCCGAAGGATTTCAAGATCACCGGCATCATGGGCGACGTCGTGGGCATCGTCGAGAAAGCCTGGCTTGTGAAGGGCTGA
- a CDS encoding SemiSWEET transporter has protein sequence MIDIIGTIAAVLTTLSFVPQAVLVIRTRRTEGISLAMYAMFTAGVAAWLIYGISLGAMPIIIANVVTLALASIILTIKIRSVLPAQPSAQGATAATSAPIAS, from the coding sequence ATGATCGACATTATCGGCACTATCGCAGCGGTCCTGACAACGCTGTCCTTCGTTCCTCAGGCCGTACTGGTTATCCGCACCCGGCGCACGGAGGGCATTTCCCTCGCCATGTACGCCATGTTTACGGCCGGTGTGGCCGCGTGGCTGATCTACGGCATTTCACTCGGCGCGATGCCGATCATCATTGCCAATGTGGTGACGCTGGCGCTCGCCAGCATCATTCTCACCATCAAGATCCGGTCAGTCTTGCCGGCTCAGCCCAGCGCCCAGGGCGCCACCGCGGCAACATCGGCCCCCATCGCCTCATAA
- a CDS encoding aminotransferase class IV, with the protein MTIGRTVYLSGNFCPVEDATISPFDRGFLFAHAAYEVTSVYDGRFIDMEGHLSRLRRTLEGISIPNPYSDEQWAEIHSELVDKNGVEEGLVYLEVTGGAYGMRDFAGPETFSPTVFLYADARPLIGDLAREGIKAITLGDTRWKRRDMKTVQLLSQALAYRAAREAGAETAFMIEDGLVTEAASANAWIVDAEGRLITRELSHSILPGITRAGVASLLAASGLEMVERAFTPEEAASAKEVFTTSSGAIVAPVVALDGKPIGDGKPGPVTRRIQRLYYEAMGADVAAVAPWALG; encoded by the coding sequence ATGACAATCGGCCGGACTGTCTATCTGAGCGGAAATTTCTGTCCTGTTGAGGATGCAACGATTTCCCCGTTCGACCGGGGGTTTCTGTTTGCCCATGCCGCGTATGAAGTGACATCGGTATATGATGGTCGCTTCATCGACATGGAGGGGCATCTTTCACGTCTCCGGCGCACGTTGGAGGGCATATCCATCCCCAATCCCTACAGTGATGAGCAATGGGCCGAAATCCATTCGGAACTCGTCGACAAGAACGGAGTGGAAGAAGGGCTGGTCTATCTTGAGGTGACGGGCGGGGCGTATGGCATGCGCGATTTCGCCGGTCCGGAGACCTTTTCGCCAACTGTATTTCTTTACGCCGACGCCCGTCCGCTGATTGGCGATCTGGCCCGGGAGGGGATAAAGGCGATCACTCTGGGCGATACGCGCTGGAAGCGGCGCGACATGAAGACCGTGCAGCTCCTTTCTCAGGCGCTGGCGTACCGCGCCGCACGTGAAGCTGGCGCGGAAACGGCCTTCATGATCGAAGACGGGCTGGTGACCGAGGCCGCCTCGGCGAATGCCTGGATCGTTGACGCCGAAGGACGGTTGATCACGCGCGAGCTCTCCCATTCGATCCTTCCGGGCATCACCCGGGCGGGGGTCGCCTCTCTTCTTGCGGCGAGCGGACTCGAAATGGTCGAGCGCGCCTTTACGCCGGAAGAGGCTGCCTCAGCGAAGGAAGTGTTCACGACCTCGTCCGGCGCGATCGTTGCCCCGGTCGTTGCGCTGGATGGCAAGCCGATTGGAGACGGGAAGCCTGGCCCGGTGACCCGGCGGATCCAGCGTCTCTATTATGAGGCGATGGGGGCCGATGTTGCCGCGGTGGCGCCCTGGGCGCTGGGCTGA
- the ccrA gene encoding crotonyl-CoA carboxylase/reductase yields MSREVKDIYELGEIPPEFHVPKMMYAWAIRRERHGRPSTAMQLEQVPVPEIDSDEVLVLVMAAGVNYNGIWAALGEPVSVFDVHKQDYHIAGSDAAGIVWAVGRKVKRVKPGDEVVIHCNQDDGDDEECNGGDPMFSPSQRIWGYETPDGSFAQFCRVQARQCMPRPKHLTWEESACYTLTLATAYRMLFGHRPHIVKPADNVLVWGASGGLGSFGVQLCAVTGANAIGVVSSDDKKEHVLSLGAKGVLNRKDFNCWGQLPTVNGPEFKDYMRESRKFGKALWEITGNKDVDIVFEHPGESTFPVSVFVVKRGGMVVICAGTTGFNLTMDARFLWMRQKRVQGSHFANLKQASAANDLVINRRIDPGMSEVFPWEDIPAAHEKMLDNKHLPGNMAVLVTSPKPGLRTVEDILAVNGQAS; encoded by the coding sequence ATGAGCCGGGAAGTCAAAGACATTTATGAGTTGGGCGAGATTCCGCCCGAGTTCCATGTTCCGAAAATGATGTACGCCTGGGCGATCCGCCGGGAACGTCACGGCCGGCCATCAACTGCGATGCAACTGGAACAAGTGCCCGTGCCGGAAATCGATTCCGATGAAGTGCTGGTGCTCGTGATGGCTGCGGGCGTGAACTACAACGGCATCTGGGCCGCCCTGGGCGAACCTGTGTCCGTGTTCGACGTTCACAAGCAGGACTATCACATTGCCGGGTCTGACGCCGCAGGCATCGTCTGGGCCGTTGGCCGCAAGGTGAAGCGCGTGAAGCCCGGCGACGAAGTCGTCATTCACTGCAACCAGGACGATGGCGACGATGAGGAATGCAATGGCGGCGATCCCATGTTCTCGCCGTCGCAGCGGATCTGGGGCTATGAGACGCCGGACGGCTCGTTCGCACAGTTCTGCCGCGTTCAGGCCCGCCAGTGCATGCCGCGCCCGAAGCACCTGACCTGGGAAGAAAGCGCCTGCTACACGCTGACGCTCGCAACCGCTTACCGCATGCTGTTCGGCCACCGTCCGCACATCGTGAAGCCGGCCGACAACGTCCTCGTCTGGGGCGCCTCGGGTGGCCTTGGCAGTTTCGGTGTCCAGCTCTGTGCCGTGACCGGCGCGAACGCGATCGGCGTCGTCTCCAGCGACGACAAGAAGGAACACGTGCTGAGCCTCGGTGCGAAAGGCGTGCTGAACCGCAAGGACTTCAATTGCTGGGGCCAGCTGCCAACCGTGAACGGTCCGGAATTCAAGGACTATATGCGCGAGAGCCGCAAATTCGGCAAAGCGCTCTGGGAGATCACCGGCAACAAGGATGTCGACATCGTGTTCGAACACCCTGGCGAGTCGACCTTCCCGGTCTCGGTCTTCGTGGTGAAACGCGGCGGCATGGTGGTGATCTGTGCCGGGACCACCGGCTTCAACCTGACCATGGATGCGCGTTTCCTCTGGATGCGCCAGAAACGCGTTCAGGGCAGCCACTTTGCCAACCTGAAACAGGCCTCCGCCGCCAACGACCTGGTCATCAACCGGCGTATCGACCCGGGCATGTCCGAAGTCTTCCCGTGGGAAGACATTCCGGCTGCGCACGAGAAGATGCTGGATAACAAGCACCTGCCGGGCAACATGGCTGTGCTGGTGACGTCTCCGAAGCCGGGCCTGCGCACGGTGGAAGACATTCTTGCCGTGAACGGCCAGGCCAGCTGA
- a CDS encoding nuclear transport factor 2 family protein: protein MLSRAFAEEFANDWLSAWNDRDIDRILSHYADDVVFHSPRIALVMDNDAATIHGKKALQTYWTEALSRARSLFFAIDNVLVGSDAVTILYTNHREEKVAETFIFNEDSEVAVSIATYAPA, encoded by the coding sequence ATGCTGAGCCGCGCTTTTGCGGAAGAATTTGCCAATGACTGGCTGTCGGCATGGAACGACAGGGATATCGACCGTATCCTGTCGCACTATGCCGACGACGTCGTCTTCCACAGCCCGCGCATCGCGCTGGTGATGGACAATGACGCGGCCACCATTCACGGCAAGAAAGCGCTGCAGACCTACTGGACCGAGGCCCTTTCAAGGGCCCGGTCCCTGTTCTTTGCGATCGACAATGTTTTGGTCGGCTCCGACGCCGTGACCATTCTCTATACGAACCATCGTGAAGAGAAGGTCGCGGAGACCTTCATCTTCAATGAAGACAGTGAAGTCGCTGTCTCGATCGCGACCTACGCCCCGGCCTAG
- a CDS encoding adenylosuccinate synthase codes for MAGVVVVGAQWGDEGKGKIVDWLSSRADVVVRFQGGHNAGHTLVIDGKVFKLALLPSGLVRGGKLSVIGNGVVVDPWHMLTEIEGIQAQGVEVSPETLVLADNAALILPWHKDIDAAREGALGAAQIGTTKRGIGPAYEDRVGRRAIRVADLADPAALDLKIERLLAHHRPLRAGLDLPEPDGAKLKADLLEIAPKVLAYAQPVWKLLDEQVKAGKRILFEGAQGVMLDVDHGTYPFVTSSNVVAGNASAGSGVGPGAISYVLGLAKAYTTRVGAGPFPTEQDNEIGERLGTVGREVGVNTGRARRCGWFDSVMVRQACATSGVNGLALTKLDVLDGFDEIKVCVAYRLNGQKIDYYPAGLTDQAAVEPVYETMQGWQGSTAGARSWADLPAEAVKYVRRLEELVGKPCALVSTSPEREDVILMRDPFEG; via the coding sequence ATGGCTGGTGTAGTGGTCGTAGGCGCCCAATGGGGCGACGAAGGCAAGGGCAAGATCGTCGACTGGCTTTCCAGCCGGGCGGATGTGGTTGTCCGGTTCCAGGGCGGGCACAATGCCGGCCACACACTGGTGATCGACGGCAAGGTCTTCAAACTGGCGCTGCTGCCGTCAGGCCTTGTGCGGGGCGGCAAGCTTTCGGTTATCGGAAACGGGGTTGTGGTCGACCCCTGGCACATGCTGACCGAGATCGAGGGCATTCAGGCGCAAGGCGTCGAAGTCTCTCCCGAAACGCTTGTTCTCGCCGATAATGCGGCCCTGATCCTGCCTTGGCACAAGGACATCGATGCGGCCCGTGAGGGCGCGCTGGGCGCCGCCCAGATCGGCACGACCAAGCGCGGCATCGGCCCGGCCTATGAAGACCGTGTTGGCCGCCGCGCCATTCGCGTGGCCGACCTGGCTGATCCTGCAGCCCTGGATCTGAAGATCGAGCGCCTTCTGGCCCATCACCGGCCGCTGCGCGCCGGGCTCGACCTGCCGGAACCGGATGGTGCGAAGCTGAAGGCCGACCTGTTGGAAATCGCCCCGAAAGTGCTGGCCTATGCCCAGCCGGTCTGGAAGCTGCTGGATGAGCAGGTGAAGGCCGGCAAGCGGATCCTTTTCGAAGGCGCGCAGGGCGTAATGCTGGATGTCGACCACGGCACCTATCCGTTCGTGACATCCTCCAATGTCGTCGCCGGGAATGCGTCCGCGGGCTCGGGCGTCGGGCCGGGTGCGATTTCCTATGTTCTGGGCCTTGCCAAGGCCTATACGACCCGCGTCGGGGCTGGCCCGTTCCCGACGGAGCAGGACAATGAGATCGGTGAGCGTCTGGGCACGGTTGGGCGTGAAGTTGGCGTGAACACCGGCCGGGCGCGCCGCTGCGGCTGGTTCGACAGCGTCATGGTGCGTCAGGCCTGTGCCACCTCCGGCGTCAACGGGCTCGCGCTGACCAAGCTGGATGTGCTGGACGGGTTCGACGAGATCAAGGTCTGCGTCGCTTACAGGCTGAACGGTCAGAAGATCGACTACTATCCCGCCGGCCTGACCGACCAGGCAGCCGTGGAGCCGGTCTATGAGACCATGCAGGGCTGGCAAGGCTCGACCGCTGGCGCGCGCTCCTGGGCGGACCTGCCGGCCGAGGCCGTGAAATATGTCCGCCGGCTGGAAGAACTCGTCGGCAAGCCCTGCGCCCTCGTCTCCACCAGCCCGGAACGCGAAGACGTCATCCTCATGCGCGACCCGTTCGAGGGCTAG
- a CDS encoding acyloxyacyl hydrolase codes for MRRYLLASVTAAAAFAGPASADLVSEIRLGVMQENVCVLDCDNAHKEAGQSVNGEILFGSPDFLGFIWSPKPYLMASGNFQGETSFGGAGLRWSFPITKTWQFEPSVGYVIHDGELASPYPDGDPRSLAFTEKHVLLGSRDLFRTTLGLHHDINEVWGVEVMYEHLSHGQVLGNGRNQGLDNVGVRVSYSFD; via the coding sequence ATGCGCCGTTACCTTCTTGCCAGCGTGACCGCGGCTGCCGCATTTGCCGGCCCGGCCTCTGCCGACCTGGTCAGCGAGATTCGCCTTGGCGTCATGCAGGAGAATGTTTGCGTGCTCGATTGCGATAACGCCCACAAGGAAGCGGGCCAGAGCGTGAATGGCGAAATCCTCTTCGGTTCCCCGGATTTTCTGGGCTTCATCTGGAGTCCCAAGCCCTACCTCATGGCCAGCGGCAACTTCCAGGGTGAGACCAGTTTCGGCGGCGCTGGCCTGCGCTGGTCGTTCCCGATTACGAAAACCTGGCAGTTCGAGCCGAGCGTTGGTTATGTGATCCATGACGGGGAACTGGCCAGCCCATATCCGGACGGTGATCCGCGCAGCCTGGCCTTTACCGAGAAGCATGTGCTGCTCGGCTCCCGCGACCTTTTCCGCACGACACTCGGCCTGCACCACGACATCAACGAGGTGTGGGGCGTGGAGGTGATGTACGAACACCTCAGCCACGGCCAGGTGCTCGGCAATGGCCGCAATCAGGGCCTCGATAATGTCGGCGTGCGTGTCAGCTACAGTTTCGACTAG
- the serA gene encoding phosphoglycerate dehydrogenase has product MPKVLIADKLSAAAVAVFTTRGIETDIKVGLSKEELIEIIPQYDGLAVRSACKPDADVIAAADNLKVIGRAGIGVDNIDIKAATAKGVVVMNTPFGNAITTAEHAIAMMFAAARQIPAANARTQAGEWPKKDFMGTEVSYKTLGLIGCGNIGSRVAERAIGLKMKVAAYDPFLTEERAVELGVEKVELEDLLERADVITLHVPLTEQTKNVLSRDNLAKTKKGVIIVNCARGGLVDEAATKDLLESGHISAAAFDVFAEEPAKENVLFGAPNFIATPHLGAATAEAQENVALQVAEQMSDYLLSGAVTNALNMPSITAEEAPRIKPFAALAEKLGSFAGQISDFGYEEVVIEYEGEVSDLNRKPLTAALLAGLLRASRGDVNMVSAPAVLADSGVKLTETKTEDSPVYDSLVRVKVKTKATKNSAEGGWRTLAGTLIAGKPRIVEVKGMALEGDFAPVMLYVNNLDQPGFIGALGQMLGEEKINIATFHLGRTTAGDEAIALIGIDSTPSGGMIEKLNALPQVRYAKVLTF; this is encoded by the coding sequence ATGCCTAAAGTACTGATTGCTGACAAACTCAGCGCCGCCGCCGTGGCTGTCTTCACCACGCGCGGTATCGAAACCGACATCAAGGTTGGCCTCTCAAAGGAAGAGCTGATCGAGATCATTCCGCAATATGACGGCCTGGCCGTGCGGTCTGCCTGCAAGCCGGACGCGGACGTGATCGCGGCCGCCGATAATCTCAAAGTCATCGGCCGGGCCGGGATCGGTGTCGACAATATCGACATCAAGGCCGCGACCGCCAAAGGCGTTGTGGTGATGAACACGCCATTCGGCAACGCCATCACAACCGCGGAACACGCCATCGCCATGATGTTCGCGGCGGCCCGGCAGATCCCGGCAGCCAATGCCCGGACCCAGGCAGGGGAGTGGCCCAAGAAAGACTTCATGGGCACGGAAGTCTCCTACAAGACGCTTGGCCTGATCGGCTGCGGCAATATCGGCAGCCGTGTCGCCGAGCGGGCGATCGGCCTGAAAATGAAAGTCGCCGCCTATGACCCGTTCCTGACGGAAGAACGGGCTGTGGAGCTCGGCGTCGAGAAGGTGGAGCTCGAAGACCTGCTTGAGCGGGCCGACGTCATCACGCTGCATGTTCCGTTGACAGAGCAAACGAAGAACGTCCTCAGCCGGGACAACCTGGCAAAGACCAAGAAGGGCGTGATTATCGTCAATTGCGCACGCGGCGGCCTGGTGGACGAGGCCGCAACGAAAGACCTTCTGGAAAGCGGGCACATCTCCGCTGCGGCCTTCGACGTGTTTGCCGAAGAGCCGGCCAAGGAGAACGTGCTTTTCGGAGCGCCGAACTTCATCGCCACGCCGCACCTCGGCGCCGCGACGGCCGAAGCGCAGGAGAACGTTGCCCTTCAGGTGGCCGAACAGATGTCGGACTATCTCCTGTCCGGTGCGGTCACCAACGCGCTCAACATGCCGTCGATCACGGCGGAAGAAGCCCCCCGGATCAAGCCGTTCGCGGCGCTGGCCGAGAAGCTCGGCTCGTTTGCCGGCCAGATTTCCGACTTCGGATACGAAGAAGTGGTCATCGAGTATGAGGGCGAGGTCTCCGACCTTAACCGCAAGCCACTGACCGCGGCGCTGCTCGCAGGGCTGCTTCGTGCCTCACGCGGCGACGTCAACATGGTCTCGGCCCCGGCGGTGCTTGCCGACAGCGGTGTGAAGCTGACCGAAACCAAGACCGAGGACAGCCCGGTCTATGACAGTCTGGTCCGCGTCAAGGTGAAGACCAAGGCGACAAAGAATTCGGCGGAAGGTGGCTGGCGCACGCTGGCCGGGACGCTGATCGCTGGCAAGCCGCGGATCGTCGAGGTCAAGGGCATGGCGCTGGAAGGCGATTTCGCGCCGGTCATGCTGTATGTGAACAATCTCGACCAGCCAGGCTTCATCGGTGCGCTGGGCCAGATGCTGGGCGAAGAGAAGATCAATATCGCCACCTTCCACCTCGGCCGCACGACGGCTGGGGATGAGGCGATCGCCCTCATCGGGATCGACTCGACGCCGAGCGGAGGCATGATCGAAAAGCTGAACGCCCTGCCACAGGTTCGCTATGCCAAGGTGCTGACCTTCTGA
- a CDS encoding phosphoserine transaminase encodes MTTVAKPGVLPACPHFSSGPTAKRPGFSLEKLNTATLGRSHRSGDAKKKLKAAIERTKTILGLPDGYRVAIVPASDTGAVEMCMWSMLGAKPVDVFAWESFGQDWVTDATKQLKLTDCNTYVGDYGELPPFEKARDDADIIFTWNGTTSGVRVPNADWIKPNPDRVVICDATSAAFAQDIEWEKLDVVTYSWQKILGGEAAHGMLILSPNAVKRLESYTPDRPLPKIFRMTKGGKLNEDLFQGATINTPSMLCVEDYLQALDWCESLGGWKALKGRSDESLGILADWVAKTDWVDFLCPDAGVRSNTGVTFKIVDPRVAGLDEAGQRAFVKAMMKRLETENACFDAAGYAKAPPGLRIWCGGTVEPSDVAKLTPWLDWAFAEEVATL; translated from the coding sequence ATGACGACCGTCGCCAAACCCGGCGTGCTGCCAGCATGCCCGCATTTTTCCTCGGGCCCGACTGCCAAACGCCCAGGATTTTCCCTTGAAAAACTGAACACTGCCACACTCGGCCGTTCGCACCGCTCCGGTGATGCGAAGAAGAAGCTGAAAGCGGCGATTGAGCGGACCAAGACCATTCTCGGCCTGCCGGACGGCTATCGCGTGGCCATCGTGCCCGCATCCGATACCGGCGCCGTGGAGATGTGCATGTGGTCCATGCTGGGCGCGAAGCCTGTGGACGTCTTTGCCTGGGAAAGCTTCGGGCAGGACTGGGTCACCGACGCGACCAAGCAGCTGAAGCTCACGGACTGCAACACCTATGTCGGGGACTATGGCGAGCTGCCGCCTTTCGAAAAGGCGCGCGACGATGCCGACATCATCTTCACCTGGAACGGCACCACATCCGGTGTCCGCGTGCCGAACGCCGACTGGATCAAGCCCAACCCGGACCGCGTCGTGATCTGCGATGCGACTTCGGCCGCCTTCGCGCAGGACATCGAGTGGGAGAAGCTCGATGTGGTGACCTATTCCTGGCAGAAGATCCTCGGCGGGGAAGCGGCCCATGGCATGCTGATCCTGTCGCCCAATGCCGTGAAGCGCCTCGAAAGCTACACGCCGGACCGGCCGCTGCCGAAAATCTTCCGCATGACCAAGGGCGGCAAGCTGAACGAGGACCTGTTCCAGGGCGCCACGATTAACACGCCGTCCATGCTCTGCGTCGAAGACTATCTGCAGGCGCTCGACTGGTGCGAATCCCTCGGCGGCTGGAAGGCCCTGAAAGGCCGTTCCGACGAGAGCCTCGGCATTCTCGCGGACTGGGTTGCGAAAACGGATTGGGTTGATTTCCTGTGTCCGGATGCAGGCGTACGCTCCAATACAGGCGTCACGTTCAAGATCGTGGATCCGCGGGTTGCCGGTCTCGACGAGGCTGGCCAGCGCGCCTTCGTGAAAGCGATGATGAAGCGTCTCGAAACGGAAAACGCCTGCTTCGACGCGGCTGGTTACGCCAAGGCCCCTCCGGGACTGCGCATCTGGTGCGGCGGCACGGTGGAGCCGTCCGACGTGGCCAAGCTGACGCCGTGGCTCGACTGGGCCTTCGCTGAAGAAGTTGCGACCCTCTAA
- a CDS encoding TauD/TfdA dioxygenase family protein yields MTIQPLTGTLGAEIHGVDLKQDLSNAEFDAVHQAFLDHKVIVLRGQQGLTPDQQKAFARRFGTLNIHPYVKGMDGHPELLEIIKEPDEKTNFGGGWHSDMSFLEEPALGSILHALEVPPYGGDTLFADQQAAYDRLSSGLKKTLEGMTAVHTASKEYGADGYSAAVRQSMDAKSAPDAPEYEHPVIRTHPETGRKGLFINPAFTLRFSGWSRKESRPLLNYLFDLSREERNTCRVRWQAGDVTMWDNRCVWHYALNDYHGHRRHMRRATIDGDRPR; encoded by the coding sequence ATGACCATCCAGCCGCTGACCGGCACCCTTGGCGCTGAAATCCATGGTGTGGATCTCAAGCAGGATTTGTCGAATGCCGAGTTCGATGCGGTGCACCAGGCGTTCCTCGACCACAAGGTGATCGTCCTGCGCGGCCAGCAGGGCCTGACGCCGGACCAGCAAAAGGCCTTCGCCCGCCGCTTCGGCACGCTGAACATCCACCCCTATGTGAAGGGCATGGACGGGCATCCGGAACTGCTCGAAATTATCAAGGAGCCGGACGAGAAGACCAATTTCGGCGGCGGCTGGCATTCCGACATGAGCTTCCTGGAGGAACCCGCCCTCGGCTCCATCCTGCACGCGCTTGAAGTGCCGCCCTATGGCGGGGACACGCTGTTCGCCGACCAGCAGGCCGCCTATGACCGGCTCTCTTCCGGCCTCAAGAAAACGCTGGAAGGCATGACCGCCGTGCACACGGCCAGCAAGGAATACGGCGCCGATGGCTATTCGGCCGCCGTGCGCCAGTCGATGGATGCCAAATCCGCGCCCGATGCACCGGAGTACGAACACCCGGTGATCCGTACCCACCCGGAAACGGGCCGCAAGGGCCTGTTCATCAATCCGGCCTTCACGCTGCGCTTTTCGGGGTGGAGCCGGAAGGAAAGCCGCCCGCTGCTGAATTACCTGTTCGACCTGTCGCGCGAGGAGCGCAACACCTGCCGCGTCCGCTGGCAGGCGGGCGACGTCACCATGTGGGACAATCGCTGCGTCTGGCATTATGCGCTGAATGATTATCACGGCCACCGCCGCCACATGCGCCGGGCCACGATCGATGGCGACCGTCCGCGCTAG